One window of the Tachypleus tridentatus isolate NWPU-2018 chromosome 10, ASM421037v1, whole genome shotgun sequence genome contains the following:
- the LOC143230728 gene encoding uncharacterized protein LOC143230728, whose product MRSKDYVVQHGLLIPDFQLPQHLENVMNYIISFFSQLHHWLISCLFHQNEQSDSEDEENELETEQEDFEEHEQHQETVEQLPVDLNPSKRKSLSRLRFEESDAEDNNGTHLYVKREREKERELCVVCQDHPKNVILLPCRHFCLCQTCRSAIIVLKRGCPICRQPVLDTLHVFT is encoded by the exons ATGAGGAGTAAAG aTTATGTAGTTCAACATGGGCTTCTGATTCCAGACTTTCAACTGCCTCAACATTTGGAAAATGTGATGAATTATATAATAAGTTTTTTCAGCCAATTGCATCATTGGCTAATTTCTTGTCTATTTCATCAGAATGAACAAAGTGATTCTGAAGATGAAGAAAATGAACTTGAAACAGAACAAGAAGATTTTGAAGAACATGAACAGCACCAGGAAACAGTAGAACAACTACCTGTAGATTTAAACCCTAGCAAAAGGAAATCATTATCGAGACTACGTTTTGAAGAATCAGATGCTGAAGACAATAATGGCACACATTTATAtgttaaaagagagagagaaaaagaaagagaGCTGTGTGTTGTTTGCCAAGATCATCCAaagaatgttattttgttaccaTGTCGTCATTTTTGTTTATGCCAGACATGCAGATCAGCCATAATTGTACTTAAACGTGGTTGTCCTATTTGTAGGCAACCAGTTTTAGATACCTTGCATGTATTTACCTAG
- the LOC143228248 gene encoding putative G-protein coupled receptor AH9.1: MAECPMAVDTITNDPTNNTLFIDPNASIFLHSKDAELESNIHRLKFLGYGVIGSVVIGLGILGNLINLVVLTRPNLKGVTFVYLTWLATSDLMTLLVSATSLLRLHGIQPRSFAASFYYAYVELALVNAFMASSVFLVVALTIDRYFSICLPTRYKEVHNDHRARRSIIAAYVLAFCIYVPICFQKEPIAVQNDRNETVFFACENQAVFNHTGFRFYLLVKEIIVRIGPVILLAIMNTAIIVTFRKTVRKRRALLNSSNSNYSQKESNRKFREERRLVVLLGGIVILFFVCMTPAAILTLLNSDHRELDFGFQLFRAIANVSELANFAMNFYVYCLCSTEIRRTFLRLFGCIRTQLPEQSYVSRPSAESSTRM; the protein is encoded by the coding sequence ATGGCGGAATGTCCAATGGCTGTTGACACCATAACAAATGACCCAACAAACAACACTTTGTTTATTGATCCTAATGCTTCCATTTTTTTACATTCCAAAGATGCGGAGCTCGAATCGAACATTCATCGGTTGAAGTTCCTTGGATATGGTGTCATAGGTTCTGTTGTTATTGGTTTGGGAATACTAGGAAATTTGATTAACTTAGTGGTGCTTACTAGGCCTAATTTAAAAGGTGTTACTTTTGTGTATCTGACTTGGTTGGCAACTTCTGACTTAATGACTCTTTTGGTCAGTGCAACTTCTTTACTTCGACTTCATGGAATTCAGCCTCGTAGTTTTGCTGCATCTTTTTATTATGCTTACGTGGAGCTAGCACTAGTAAACGCTTTCATGGCGAGCAGTGTGTTCCTAGTGGTGGCCCTAACCATTGATCGCTACTTTTCAATTTGTCTACCCACTAGATACAAAGAAGTCCACAATGACCACAGAGCTCGGAGATCCATAATAGCCGCCTATGTATTAGCATTTTGTATCTACGTGCCCATTTGTTTCCAGAAGGAACCTATTGCAGTGCAAAATGACCGAAACGAAACCGTCTTTTTCGCCTGTGAAAACCAGGCTGTGTTCAACCATACCGGTTTCAGATTTTACTTACTGGTCAAAGAGATCATCGTGAGGATTGGACCAGTGATACTCTTAGCGATCATGAATACCGCCATCATTGTGACCTTCAGAAAGACAGTTCGCAAACGGAGAGCACTTTTGAACAGCTCCAATAGCAACTACAGTCAAAAAGAAAGCAACAGAAAGTTCAGAGAGGAGCGCCGTCTGGTAGTCTTGTTAGGTGGAATTGtaattctgttttttgtttgcaTGACTCCAGCGGCCATCTTGACCCTCCTGAATAGCGATCACAGGGAACTTGATTTTGGCTTTCAGTTATTTCGGGCTATCGCGAACGTTTCAGAGTTGGCAAACTTCGCCATGAACTTCTATGTTTACTGTCTATGTAGCACTGAGATTAGGAGGACATTTCTACGACTCTTTGGCTGCATTCGTACTCAACTTCCAGAACAAAGCTATGTCAGTCGACCATCTGCGGAAAGCAGCACTAGGATGTAA